In the genome of Cytophagia bacterium CHB2, the window AACTCTCGTCGAGGGATTCGGCGCGAGCGCAAACGACCTCCGCTTTCTCAAGATTCAGGCGCCGAACGACTTCCTGCAAAAAGAGAGATTTCATTCGCCGTGAATCGAGCAAAGTTATTTTGAGATCGGGCCGAGTAATTTTGAGGGGCACACCCGGAAATCCCCCGCCACTTCCGAGATCGAGGACGGCGGCATTTTCGGAAAGCAGGTTAGTGGCAACCAGCCCGAGTGATTCCACAATATGCCGCTTGATCAAACGCGACGCATTTTCATCCGCCTTTGAAACCAACCCCGCACGCGGGTTCCATTCCAAGAGAAGCCGAACATAATCTTCAAAAAGCGCAAGCTGGGCGGCGGAAAGCGGAAAGCTGGTTGGCAGAGATTCGATAAGCTCTTTCAAATTTTGGGTATCCTTGAGTGCAAGTGTTTCACGTGAAACATGCTCGATTTAGCCGGACAAAGATTTTTCAGATTTGCACAGATTTCGGGCGCTGAGCTTGTCGAAGTGCCGAAACTCAAGGCCACTTCGGCAGACTCAGTGGCCGGAGTGTTTGTCAAATCAAATGCTCCCGGGCGACGAACCTAGCGAATCGCCATAATCGAATATATTGCAAAAACAATCTGTGAGAATCAGCGCAATCTGTGTCCAAGCTTTTCACTCTTCCACCATTTCTGGTGTTTCACGTGAAACATGCTCGAATTAGCCGGACACAGATTTTTTGGATTTGCAAAGATTTAGATCCAACGGCGACCACTTCGACAGGCTCAGTGGCCGCGTAGAATTTAGTGGCCGGGTGAAAATATGATCTGACGCTGAACTTGTCGAAGTGCCGAAATTCAAGGCCACTTCGACAAGCTCAGTGGCCGCGTAGAATTTAGTGTCCGGATGAAACCAAGAACTAAATTTCCTCGGGCGTTGAGCTTGTCGAAACGCAACTAAAACCGTCTGTGAGAATCAGCGCAATCTGTGTCCAATCTTTTCACTCTTCCATCATTTCCAGTGTTTCACGTGAAACATGGCGAAATCCTTTCCGGGCATAAACCAGCAAGGCAGTAATATCCGCCGGCGAAACTCCGGAAATGCGCGAAGCCTGCCCGAAAGACGCCGGCTTGATGCGATTGAGCTTCTCTCTCGCTTCAGAGGAAAGCGCGAGAAGTTTGCCATAATCCAAATTAGCC includes:
- the rsmG gene encoding 16S rRNA (guanine(527)-N(7))-methyltransferase RsmG, with the protein product MEHVSRETLALKDTQNLKELIESLPTSFPLSAAQLALFEDYVRLLLEWNPRAGLVSKADENASRLIKRHIVESLGLVATNLLSENAAVLDLGSGGGFPGVPLKITRPDLKITLLDSRRMKSLFLQEVVRRLNLEKAEVVCARAESLDESFKSRFDFVVVRAVTNLAKLWQWAIPVLKNGGSLLAQKGGDLDQELKELSSAFPGISVKKVNYPAGWDIDPTRYVVTIKM